AGGTCAGGCCACGTCACACGAGGTGCATCCTCGATCGTCGTTCCACAAAGCGCGCTGATGAAGCGTTCACGTTCGTTTTCGACGTGCTCCTGTTCTTCGAATCGCTCTTCGAGAGCGGATGGAGCGTCGGCGATCAGTTCCTCGATGCGTTCCTCAGAGAGCGATGCGAGGTTTTCCCGAAGCGATTCAGAGAGATCCTCCGGAAGATCGCCGATGGTCGTCTCTGCAGTCGGGAGATCTGTGATTTCAAAGACGAAATCCCCCTCGAAATCGACACCCCATCCCTCACTCATCGTCTCGTATGTTTCGTTGTCATTCAGCCGCTCGCGGTAGGCCGCCAGCCATTCGCGCGACGGAAACCAGTACGCCATGTACGTGGTCTCTGCGTGTCCATTCGCATGAGGATGAGGGCTCGGATAGGGGGCCGTTTATTTACGCGATTGAGCGATAGAATTTCCCTGAACGTGTCGAACTCTCTCGTTATCACGAATTGATCTAGTCAGGCGGGACGACCGAGCGTCCAGAGGAACATCGGCGTTTGGCTGGCGGCGCGGGGGCTGAAGAACTCGGTTACCTCCTCGTCGTAGAACGTTAGTCCGGTCGCACCGAGATCGCGGTGGGCGTACGCCGCGAGGTAGAGTCGTCCGGCAGTAAGCGCCGCTTCAAACTGTGCGAGGCGATAGCCGCGGTCACCGAACTGGTCGGTGACTGCATCGATGTCCGAAAGGAAAAACGCGCACAGGCCGGCATCGGCCGCGAGGCCCTGATCCAGTGCGAGGTGACCGGCCTCTCGACGAAATGATCCCTCTCGAAGGAGTTCGATCGTTCCGTCCCCCTCGTCCGGATGATAGTGATACGCCCCGCTCGGAACGTTTTGCACGTCGTTGATGAGGAGATAACAGTCGGTGAACTGGAGCGATGGCCCCGACGGATCGCGCACATCCAGTGGGACGCCACGAACCGCGCGGTCGAGGATTGTCGACACCTTGCGAAACGACAGGGGATCACGAGTGTATTTGCGACAGGATCCACGACGTCGGATCGTCCAGTGCAGCGGCGTCTTCGCCGCTCGCTCATCATCAACTGGTTCGAGATCGATTCGCCATCCATCACCTCGGGCCGTTCCACTGTTCGAGTCCGGTCGAGTCCTCTGCCAGTCACGCACGGCGTTCTCGTCCTTGAGCGTCGAGGCGCTGAAGGCTTCCTGAATCAGTTCGTACTCCACCCGTTTCTCCGAGAGAGGACGCGTATCGGGATCGATCGGCTCGATGGCGGGCGTATCGGGCACTTGCTCATCCATTCCGACAGAGACGAGTGCGATTGGACCCTCATGGGCGGGATCGATTCCGAGCACATCAGCGACTCGATCGTCATCGAAGCCCAAAGCCGCGCGCGCAGGAATATCGAGCGCGTGTGCGGTGGCAAGCAGATTGGCAAGAACAGTTCCCGAATCCCAGAACGCGTGGCGATACGCTCGTGCGCGGTATTTCCACGCGTTTCGCCACCATGTCGAGGTTGCGACAATTGTGAGGGGCGCAGACCCTGCTTCTGAAAGCGCGCCGCGAAAATCCCCTCGCCGGAGTACATCGAGCGAGAGCGTTCGTGGATCGAAGTGATAGACGCCGGACGCAAGAGTAGGAAGCGACCCACAGATCACGTACAGGTTTATGTGATAGAGCGCGCCTGTACAGGCCGCAGCTCGAAAGGGAATCTCTCGTTTTCCTCGTTGAATCGTTTTCGTGATCCCCGACGAAAGGTAGCACAACTGCGTGAGCACAGCACGATCGAGCGGATGAGCACGCGTCTTCGACGGTGAGTGCTGATCGAACTCCGGATCTGATCTCGAATCTGTGTCTGCGTCGTATCCGGTGATTGCGCGTAACGTCGGGAGCTGTGACGGGCGAATATTAGATGACAGCTCGACGGACGGGAGGTTCTCGTAGATCTTGTACGGGATCGGTTTGTTCTCAAAATCGAGACTGAAGCTGTTGTTGCGGATCGCTTCTGGAGTGTGGCTCGTACGCTCGTGGTAGGACAGCGCTGACGTTCCGCGTGACATAAGTTGACAGTACGATTGGATGGCACAAAAGCAGGGTGGCGGCTACGAACTTGCTGTCGATCAATCAGTAGTCATCGATGCTCAGCTATCGGATCGCCAATTACCCTCTAAAAGTCCGTACGAATACAGATTCCAGTCTATCTTCTCCTGTCTTGTAATGTTCGATACAATTATTCACATCGATCAGTCATCGATTGTATGGAACTCGACCCGAGTGAGCAGGATTCTTCGGCCACATATCGGATTGTTTCGAGCACGGTCACACCTCGACCGATCGGTTGGATCAGCACACGAAGCGCTGACGGTGTCGACAATCTCGCGCCGTACAGTTACTTCAACGCCATCAGCTCCTCGCCACCTGTTGTGATGTTCTCGGCGGGACGTACGGAGGGAGAACTCAAGGACACTCCGAGAAACGCCCTCGATTCGGAGGTATTCGTGTATAACTTAGTGACAGAGTCGGTTGCGGCCAAGATGGACAAAACGAGCGCTTCGATCGACGCCGATGAAAGCGAGTTCGAGATGGCTGGGATCGATCGGGAAGAAGCGGCAACGATCGATGCCCCCCGGGTCGCAAACGCCCTCGTCAGCTTCGAGTGCACGCTGTACGATTCGATGGAGATCTACGGAAACACGGTGGTTTTCGGAGAAGTTGTGTACATCCACATTGACGACGAGGTCCTTACTGATGGAGCGATCGACACCCGGAAGATAGACGCTGTCGGTCGTCTCGGTGGCCGATTGTACACTGCGACCGATAGTATGGACCTTCAGCGATGGAACTGACAGCGATACCACCACCAAAACGCGGTTAATCGCTGCAATCTACTGGCTTGCGACTGGACTGCTGTTCGCT
The nucleotide sequence above comes from Halocatena marina. Encoded proteins:
- a CDS encoding SagB/ThcOx family dehydrogenase, with translation MSRGTSALSYHERTSHTPEAIRNNSFSLDFENKPIPYKIYENLPSVELSSNIRPSQLPTLRAITGYDADTDSRSDPEFDQHSPSKTRAHPLDRAVLTQLCYLSSGITKTIQRGKREIPFRAAACTGALYHINLYVICGSLPTLASGVYHFDPRTLSLDVLRRGDFRGALSEAGSAPLTIVATSTWWRNAWKYRARAYRHAFWDSGTVLANLLATAHALDIPARAALGFDDDRVADVLGIDPAHEGPIALVSVGMDEQVPDTPAIEPIDPDTRPLSEKRVEYELIQEAFSASTLKDENAVRDWQRTRPDSNSGTARGDGWRIDLEPVDDERAAKTPLHWTIRRRGSCRKYTRDPLSFRKVSTILDRAVRGVPLDVRDPSGPSLQFTDCYLLINDVQNVPSGAYHYHPDEGDGTIELLREGSFRREAGHLALDQGLAADAGLCAFFLSDIDAVTDQFGDRGYRLAQFEAALTAGRLYLAAYAHRDLGATGLTFYDEEVTEFFSPRAASQTPMFLWTLGRPA
- a CDS encoding flavin reductase family protein, whose translation is MELDPSEQDSSATYRIVSSTVTPRPIGWISTRSADGVDNLAPYSYFNAISSSPPVVMFSAGRTEGELKDTPRNALDSEVFVYNLVTESVAAKMDKTSASIDADESEFEMAGIDREEAATIDAPRVANALVSFECTLYDSMEIYGNTVVFGEVVYIHIDDEVLTDGAIDTRKIDAVGRLGGRLYTATDSMDLQRWN